Within Acanthochromis polyacanthus isolate Apoly-LR-REF ecotype Palm Island chromosome 3, KAUST_Apoly_ChrSc, whole genome shotgun sequence, the genomic segment cagcctaaaggttttcacaatagaattctcttgtctccctcctttaaaaTACTCtaatgtatccactatacattacaggagagtttgatggccttctgctgggtgacaggggttaccataccaacccaggctgatgacctcataccctgaccctcaaccaggcccccaacacaACTTCAACcaggctcactgcaggaccagagcccaggtggagatgaccataagcctgctgaaagcccgtttccagtgCCTACAtcacctcagggtgacccctgagagggcctgtgatatcactgtggcatgtgttgttcttcaaaATATTACCACtgttagaggagagcaacaccctgccctacaaactgaagacccagatgatgaccccatccacctgcagctatccaggacagcagagcattCAGAGACACCATGTGCAATAATCACTTCAGAGTTTAAGTCCCCATCATcgccaccacagcaaataaagacatgatacacatttcatttggtctttatttcctacaaataaaagagatagttcagttaatgttccagtagtttacataattcacctgtgaccatcacccacctctaacttgtgctcctgtcaagaaacacagagaagaacccaagcagcaggcacagacaggaaggtgaattaaataatgatttaatacaaaataaaaatatattaacagAAAACTCCTTATAGCTGAAGCAGGAGGGAAGTGACGGGGAGaagaactaaactaaacaaagagCAGGTAAAACATAAACTAAACCAAAAGGAAAGGTGGCTTACTGATTGTCCAGTTTGGAAGGCGGAAGAGGGGCAGAATTGACAGGACCAATGGAGGGAGGGTGGCGGCGGCAGGGGAGACAGGCAAGGTATCCAACAGGGAAGACAGTCCGGGGGGGGGCGACGTGCAGGAGACGGTGAACGGAGTACTGTATGAAATGGAGTGCGTCATGGAGCATGGATGATGGAACAATGAACCGGCGGTGAGTTGTGAAGCTTATATGCTGCGCTGATTGGATAAATTCATGCCGGCTGTGCAGGGAGCACAGCCGCTCATCATTGAACTGATGAGCCGGCTCGTTGGAACCAGAGGGGCGTGacagctccagtatttcaatttctaGATCTGCcttccaaatctgttttttgggatttttctcagcaaatgcagtttgtaaatccgttttaccgataactgggaatacatagaggacattaaattatacagttgcacatgaattccacggaatgaacctctggtgtttactgaacatccatctcactgtgtcaatCTGTGCAGTGGACGttgagggaccatcctgctgctgtccagccatgctctgttaaaaaggatgagaatgcaatacttcagtgtagactaaatgtcacactctatattccacccaaaatgtgaattgGAAGAGAACCATCAGCAACATACCtatgtatgcctttctggatccccctctgttaaggcagcagacacagtttcattctcttcatcctagatcagtgacatgtttcagtacacttaaactaccatttggataaatctttggagtattgcctacttacagttacaaggtctgtttTGGTGTGAAGGCgccaaaagaccaaaaaaaggacacaaaagagaactaaataatcacacacacacacacacacacacacacacacacacacacacacacacacacacacacacatatatatatgtgattatttagttctcttttgtgtcttttttttggtcttttggcccctttatatatatatatatatatatatatatatatatatatgcatccatgaccacCATACCacccgttttacaggcatctactttttttctgttggctgagcagaagtctgtgttagtttaaataggcctAATTATTTcacagaacatgatatggatgcagacatttaggctatgtgtggataaaacaactgcacagtcaaacagccacttaatatttaggctacttcacaatgtaaaacatgatcaacatgaagtacctccatgagataatgccgaggtctgacctgtttgaacaatgtttttatatttcatcttaagctgctgccacgtgcgcttctcccccgcgggatttcacctaaatgaaataacttaatattctaccattcagacagtttttccctgtaatattattacgattgcaaaggactacatttaaatttaCGCATTcatccgggcagcagtgttctccacgccgtctccctctcttttgcagctgcagcggtgttgcacttctttcttaaaacgtgttcaaactcgccatatgagcgcgttaaaaacttccagttcaaaaacgcagtctttcgcttccccgttgccatggtgactcgtcgaatccgggctccattgatgctgtctttcagagttgcggtgcacgcgcttaactctgagtgaaactactccgaattgattaaaccaactcaaatcagccgttgtgaaaccaaAAACGGGGCTCCATTGACGCTGtctttcagagttgcggtgcacgcgcttaactccgagtgaaactactccaagttgattaaaccaactcaaatcagccgttgtgaaaccgaaaactcagagttttctatctcagagtagatcaactcagagttgaggattaaactcagagtttcttgaacctgcttcgtgaaacaggcccctggagtccttgcttttaaatttcatacCTTCTCAAGACACATACTGTATAGCCACGGATTTGCTACATGGTGTTGATTCATAATCGGCCCTTTATTATTtgtagtgctaataataaattaaaaaaacaaaacaaaacaaaacaaaaaaataaaagatacagaaatcatgtatttaaatgtatttgtgcttGTATTTATTGTGACTATCCACTTTGCGCAAGACAACAAAGGtataaaagttatatattttctatttatgcatattatatTAAATTTGTCTATATATAAAACTGTTACAAACAAGTACTGATATCTTTAAATGAGAGGTTGAGAAAATTCCAATTCATATTCATGTAATTATTGTTGTTGAATTTATACTGCAATAGTCCAAAATTATGTGAAAATGCATATACATAGTTTTAGTGAAATAACATAATCATGCCTCACTGCCTctagaaacacagacacactgcaACTCACTGACAGTGAAATAATACATCTCTCTGATGCACTTTGcccatgacaacagaaacatacagagacaaaaagAATAATGGCATACTTTATCCTGTCAGCACGCTGTGTGGTTAACTAGCAGATATAACTAATGAGAGGTGTGTGTACAGTCAGACACACTCACAGGATGCTCACTTCACTTTGCCAGTCTTCTTGCAAAAATACACTGTACACAAACGTTCCCGCTGCAAAACCTCCTCACCGGACCATAGACTGTGTATAGGGATGCACTGGACCATCAGTTGCTGAAGTCCAAAAGGGGCAGGTGCTTCAGCCCCCtccccaccccccccacccctgCATGTGCCTGATACGTgctgagatgacatatgttgtgagtACATAAATACACTTGAGTTGAAATGAATTCGCCAGGAAAACagtgttgtcttttcttttgctgcttTATTCCAAGTGAACACAGTGGATCAAACACATTGATGTGAACACCCTGACAATCATAGTGGGaaagtgattttaaatgtgGTAGGGTTGAACACAGAACCAATAAATCCTCCCTGTGTGACAGACATTTGATGGTATCTCACGTTCAATCGCATTATAAATCACATCATTGCACAGTGATCAATAAcgctctgaaccccaagcagttttaaaatatcttttgcaaatgtcacatttttacttactttGGCCTCATTTTTCACACAATAAAAAGTCCTGACCTCTTCAGAAACACCCTAAACATGgccagaaggagagagaacacagacatgtcttctgtgcagtataacaaagttataatgctataaataattttaaaaagaaataccAAAGTataatttcttgttttaattcacaaaaataataaaaaaaatatcgtAGAATGAACATATCCACTGCTTTTCCAAGAGTCAATggatgttaccaatactggaaatgCTCTACATAGGCCTACTAAGAATATTTTACAACCTTATATAGTTGGGTTTCCATACCCATCTCTGTTCTGCTCtatgcaaacacagcctgcagttcaaacaaaaagtccctgaatttgtGTCATGTGACATACAATTAAGTTAGTCATGATTTCTCTGTTGTGTCAAGAAGTgtaatgtttttccttttctgtttacAAATATGATgattctttctatttttacagtttctggctgataaattgtgtcattttggtgatttttataaGATAACTTGCCTTTCAAACTCACAAGCgggttttgaggttcagagggttaaactgtaGCTTGACTTAAAAAAATTATCTTGCAAGATCAAACCAcaattacagtgtgtgtgtgtgtgtgtgtgtgtgtgtgtgtgtgtgtgtgtgtgtaaaattaTTCTTTTGAATCAATATTTTACTTCTTTTAGTTTCAAATCAGCCCTAGTTAGCAATTCTCACCTTTTACAGCCACGTGGAGATGAAATGAACTGCTGTCAAAATAATCAGTTCAGTAATCAACAGTTCTTTGCATTTTGGTGTCTCCACTTTCCCTGAATTTGTCCTGCCATAAATGTCAAGCAGCCAACTGCAGAGCCTTTTATAAAATTAATAATGCATTACACATAAAAGTGATTGAATCATAACAAAAAGTTAGGGTACATCTGAAGAAAACTGATCAAATTCAATCTATTTCTTACAAATATAAATGATCAAGTTAAAGGAGAGAGATAATTAATGTATGTTATGATCAGTAATAAACCAGCTATTGTTGGCTAAGAAAGGTTAAACTGGTTCCAGTTTTTATTTCCCTTCCACCAATCCAGCGATAACATTTGGATATCATCCTCCATACTTTATTTTTGCCATCTACTGAAATGTTTATGTTCATAAACCAGTGTTTGTTTAACAGGTAACGCTGGCTTTTAGCATTTGTGCACTGATGTTGCTTGCTATTTACTGAGTAACACTGACAGCAATCTAAGCTAATTTTGGACCATATATGAAATACTCTCTTTTGGTCCAGTCAAATGAATGACTTGTAACACAGTCCCTGATTGGATTTAAGGAACTACTAGTCAAATAATCAGACTCAGACAATAACACTGCATTGCATTCTGGCATTTTGGAGCTACTGTCAAAGTGGTGTCCCTCTTCTTTTGTTATTGTGTTGCATGGTACCCGGACATGTGCTGCTAGCAGTGTGACTGTGCTCTTAGCTTGTCATTCATAGACATTCGGCCACAAGAAGGCCAGGAACCTTCTAAAAACTTGGCTCTATCTAAGGTGATTCTACCAGAACTTTGGTAGAGTAAAAATATAAAGGCTGACTGATTTTTAACAGATGCAGCACATATTTTACCAACTAACATAAATAAGAGCTAATTTTTCATCTCTGAGAATTCAGCATAACTTCATAGGTTGCTGATGTGTAGCATATTACTGTACTTTCATCAGAAGGACTTGTTGCTGATTCTTGCCAgccggaaaaaaaaatcaatgccaTGGTCCCCTGCTGGGCCAAATACTGGCTGACCTGAACAAGCAGTTTCACTGGAAGGAGCAAACCCAAGTAGTGAGACTTCGAAGGGGTAGCCAACCGGATGGGGTCATTGTGTCTCTTTCACAGCAAACACAATGAACCAGCAGACTGCATGAACCTCACAGTAGTTCTCATGTAGCTTTAGATCCAGCTCAGATTTTAGAATTCCCATTGTTGACATATcatgtcttcttcttctgctgtcgCAGCATCTTTCTCCTTTTCATGATCATGACGTGGAGCTTCTCCAGTCCTTCCTGCAGCCCCTCACCAATGATAGCACAAGCAGGCTGAAGGTGCcagggggtggtggtggtgagctCACCAAGAGCTAGCATGCTCTCCATCTCAGCCAGACTCAGCGAGTTCCTTAAGTCTTGTTTGTTAGCCACCACCAGAACTGGCACtccatggttctctgccagcCGTGTAATCTTGTGCAGCTCTGTCTTGGCCTCTTCAATGCGCTCGGCATCCACTGAGTCCACCACAAACACAATGCCATCTGCACAGCGTGTGTAAGAACGCCACAGAGGCCGCAGCTTGTCCTGACCTCCTACATCCCAAAAATGGAAGGACGCTGTTTGTCGGCTTCCTCCAAGTGACACTTTGATCTTCTCTGTGTTAAAACCTTTAGTCGGGACAGTGTTCACAAACTCATTGAACCGCAGGCGGTACAGCATGGTGGTCTTGCCCGCACAGTCCAGTCCTAGAATAACAATGTGGAGGGcctggaaggaaggaaggcaggggaggagggagtgatgAACTGATAATCCATTCCCCATCTTGTGGCACAGGAGAAGTTGTCACTTGATTTTTGTGATTTGATGTCAGAGGATTGCAGCAGGAGCTGGGTAAAAACAGAATGCATAATGAGTCAAAGCGGACTAACACTCAGCCTTCACTGCCAAGGCCCTAACACCAAACAAGTGAATCCTCAGAAGGAGGATTCATTCTCTCTTTAGATTACACATCCTTACATTACTGTGGCTGAGAGTTGGATCAGCAATAACACAGCAGGGTGGATAGGAGCCTATTTGCACATGAAGCACCAAGGCAGCCAACAGAGATTTGATACTCTAATTTCAGTTCATTGTGTGAATGAGTGAAGAACAGAATGAGGGTTCAAACCTCACCGAAAGCCAATGTTCATTTGATCAGTCAGCTCCAGTGTCAGTGCCAGTTAAAAGCAGTTCTGTTCACCAGCTCAGCACACTGACATGGACATCCAGCTTTAAAAAAGGTGTTGCTCGGCAACATGGACTGACTTCTAGCTTGCTGAAACGCctatatatacttttttttttaaaatctctgtgctgcagcaaataaacacaaatcaCAAGCCATTATTAAACACTGTCCCATCGCAGAGGTGTGCTGATCTGTTCGGAACACACGTCGTCTCACTCAGATGTTCTCTGAGTGAGACACTTGAGTATAAAATTGCGTCTTTTGCCGCTGGTTTCCCGCGGCCGCTTCCGCCGTGCTCACTATGTggtgatggaagaagactgacAGGTGATTTGTCACTTCATTGAGATTTAGTGCTGCTAAATACCGCACAACAACGATTAGGAAACCTCTCTTCGTATCACACACGCTGGATGTTCAAGTGTCGTGTAGTAGCGTGGGTGCTGTCAGAGCAGAGGGCTCCAGCAGACTAACATGCCAACAAGTGTTGTTAAATCAAAGTTCAGAGCTGAAGTGGGTCTAGTGGAGCTGACAGCAGCGCCTGCACATTTCCACAGAAATAACCCAAACGCTAACGTTACATTACAACGCAGAGATACGGCTAGTGGGGTGTATTTCATGAAAGGGACGTTGATTTCGGCTTTCAATAAcgtaaatgtcacatttttgcagttatcgtgatatttgttgttgttgttgttgttgttgtttttaaacacCGAACATATCCATCCACAGTAGCAGAACTGTAGACTTACCTTCTCACTCAGTGTTAATCCATTTCGTCAGTATGTCCACAGGTTACATTCTAACGCTCAGCTCCACATTGCAATCACTACACACCAACTGAACAGGCTGCTCTCATTCCGCTGCAGCGTCAAGTCCACACAGCCGGTACCgcctttcaaaacaaaattcCCCAGAGCCCCTGCAACCAAgtctttcaaaaaaattcccGAAAGCGATCATTTTTCATCGTTGATTCACACAGTAGGGCTACTGAACAGTTCTAAAAATATCCACATTACAATGAACACATTAAAAGAGCTGATGATTACGTCCCTAAATTCTGCACAGAATAAGAGCTTTCTAAATGTCATTAGTCGGGAGGATGACTGCTATCCTTCTGCCgcactttagaaaaaaaaagatgtaccACAGATCCTTACACATGCATGCAATACTGATTTTATAGTGATTATTCATGTATATACAATAATAGTGCAGTATTTCATGATGTTTCACTGAGCATTTCAACGCATATGCAGGATTGAGTATTCTAGTTATGGAGACACACCCATCCTTTCCAAACTCATCAGGCACTTATGAAGACATGATGAGCAGTTTTCCGGTATAGGCTAACGTTACCCCACTTGACGAATTTCCATTTTGCGCTCTGAATGGCGGTGAACAAATGTGGAGACATTATTGTAGAAAAATATTTGTCAGTGCGTATGGAGAGTTGTCCGGGGCCGgggtgggactcattttcagccctggagttTCATGCCTAAGaccagcccactttagatcatgacctataattattaaaatcatgtaattataACCTTACAAATTAGGTCTACAATAGTGTACTGTTCTGTAAAGCcttgtgtatttttctaaaatatttacaattcagTGCaggtaagggttgcttcacaatgaggatttatttcagcaagagtgcacatctccaacattattcttcaCAACAATATCAGAAACTATATTCCGTTGAAATAAGCATTCACAGATAtctaaaccttaaaaatgaaacaaaagaataaataaaaatgtcattttaaattaaaaaaataaaataaagttttgtactTTCTAatatcatctctttttcctctgcaaggaaacagttccatcacaacttagaTTTCACAAACACGAGAACATGAGTTAAAATCA encodes:
- the LOC110964564 gene encoding ADP-ribosylation factor-like protein 4A encodes the protein MGNGLSVHHSLLPCLPSFQALHIVILGLDCAGKTTMLYRLRFNEFVNTVPTKGFNTEKIKVSLGGSRQTASFHFWDVGGQDKLRPLWRSYTRCADGIVFVVDSVDAERIEEAKTELHKITRLAENHGVPVLVVANKQDLRNSLSLAEMESMLALGELTTTTPWHLQPACAIIGEGLQEGLEKLHVMIMKRRKMLRQQKKKT